Proteins from one Desulfonema limicola genomic window:
- a CDS encoding TlyA family RNA methyltransferase has product MAGKKKRLDIHIVEKGLALSRQRAQALIMAGKILVDNLPVDKPGTLVSEQAVIDLKGRDIPYVSRGGLKLEAALKQWDIRVKGFVCLDVGASTGGFTDCLLQNGVSRVYAVDVGYGQLAWKLRQDKRVIPIERTNIRYLTEDALPEKVDLVTIDTSFISLKLVIPCVLKFMKKESQIFALIKPQFEVGKGKVGKGGVVRDPMLHDEVICSLSSFFTKLNLLKQSIIPSPVLGPKGNKEFIISLKYES; this is encoded by the coding sequence ATGGCCGGCAAAAAAAAAAGACTTGATATTCATATTGTTGAAAAGGGTCTTGCTTTGAGCCGCCAGCGGGCACAGGCTTTGATTATGGCAGGAAAGATTCTGGTGGACAACCTGCCTGTTGACAAGCCTGGAACCCTTGTTTCTGAACAAGCTGTTATTGATCTTAAAGGCCGTGACATTCCCTATGTAAGCAGGGGGGGACTTAAACTTGAAGCTGCCTTAAAACAATGGGATATAAGGGTAAAAGGTTTTGTTTGTCTTGATGTGGGAGCTTCAACAGGCGGATTTACCGACTGTCTGCTGCAAAATGGTGTATCAAGGGTTTATGCAGTTGATGTAGGATATGGACAACTGGCATGGAAACTGCGTCAGGATAAAAGGGTTATACCTATAGAAAGAACCAATATTCGGTACTTAACTGAGGATGCTTTGCCTGAAAAGGTTGATCTTGTAACTATTGATACCTCTTTTATATCCCTGAAGCTTGTAATTCCTTGTGTTTTGAAATTCATGAAAAAAGAATCGCAGATTTTTGCATTGATTAAACCCCAGTTTGAGGTTGGAAAAGGAAAGGTTGGAAAAGGAGGCGTTGTAAGGGATCCAATGCTTCATGATGAAGTTATATGTTCTCTTTCCTCGTTTTTTACAAAACTTAATCTGTTAAAACAATCAATAATCCCCTCCCCTGTTCTTGGTCCCAAGGGCAATAAAGAATTTATTATTTCATTAAAATATGAATCATAG